One genomic region from Lycorma delicatula isolate Av1 chromosome 9, ASM4794821v1, whole genome shotgun sequence encodes:
- the LOC142329906 gene encoding sodium-independent sulfate anion transporter-like isoform X2, translating to MMSDIDVPSTSAEALLIPPECEKQCNQDTGRFCCDEGTLKRKLPILQWAPSYTLGWLMNDFIAGITVSLTAVPQGIAYAVVAGLDPAYGLYSGFVGAFIYVLFGTCKDITIGPTAILSLMTYKYAHSLGDDYTILLCFLSGVVILTFGLLRLGFVVEFISMPVTDGFTSAAAVQIAVSQIKNVLGLSLNADSFIDNLIGLYKHCRELQFSDTVMGLSTIIFLLLMKKLKDSVGNQPQNIKQKISWYIGVARNALVVVIGTLMAFGFSSYGLQPFKLTGHVQSGLPPFRLPPFQEVNGNRTVSFPEMFNNLGVGVIVIPLISILESISISKVFSKGKSLDATQEMIALGVSNVLGSFFLSMPVTGSFTRTALNHASGVVTPFGGFFTGIMILLSLSYLTPTFYYIPKASVAGVIICAMFYMVEYHAVPVLWRTKKADLVPLAATFISCLFIGLEFGMVFGITINLLFILYNSARPSIHISWITVGGEDIMLVTPTQSLAYPATEYLREVIINSCVLKDSRAPVIIDGTHIHYIDSTVAKGIKLLMEDLIVRKQKAFLWRWQKPVSSTVLSYDPGLAQYFCNYSTLDQLVRDSLTNTDAPIAIISRADEYNINARENINVVFQ from the exons ATGATGAGTGATATTGATGTGCCGTCTACTTCCGCAGAAGCATTGTTAATACCTCCCGAGTGCG AAAAACAGTGTAACCAAGATACAGGAAGATTTTGTTGTGATGAaggaacattaaaaagaaaattaccaattttaCAATGGGCTCCAAGTTACACTCTTGGATGGTTAATGAATGATTTCATAGCTGGTATCACTGTCAGTTTAACTGCTGTTCCACAAGGAATTGCTTATGCAGTCGTTGCTGGATTGGATCCTGCC TATGGCTTGTATTCAGGATTTGTTGGCGCttttatttatgtactatttGGGACTTGCAAGGATATTACAATAGGACCCACTGCTATATTATCACTAATGACATATAAATATGCGCATTCATTGGGAGATGATTATACAATTTTACTCTGTTTTCTGTCTGGTGTTGTAATCTTAACTTTTGGTTTACTTCGTCttg gtTTTGTGGTTGAATTTATATCTATGCCGGTAACAGATGGATTTACTTCAGCTGCTGCTGTACAAATTGctgtttcacaaataaaaaatgtccTAGGACTAAGTTTAAATGCTGATAGTTTCATTGACAACCTGATTGGATTGTATAAACATTGTCGAGAATTACAATTCAGTGATACAGTTATGGGCTTATCAactatcatttttttgttgttaatgaag aaattgaaAGACTCTGTTGGAAATCAGCCacagaatattaaacaaaaaattagttggTATATTGGAGTTGCTCGTAATGCACTAGTTGTTGTCATTGGTACATTAATGGCATTTGGTTTTTCATCATATGGGTTACAGCCCTTCAAGCTCACTG GTCACGTTCAGTCAGGTCTTCCACCATTTCGTTTACCACCATTTCAAGAGGTCAATGGCAATCGAACTGTATCTTTTCCAGAAATGTTTAATAATCTAGGAGTTGGAGTTATTGTGATtccattaatttctattttagaaaGTATTTCTATTTCTAAAGTGTTCT CTAAAGGAAAGAGTTTAGATGCAACTCAGGAAATGATTGCACTTGGAGTCTCAAATGTACTTGGTTCATTTTTCTTGTCAATGCCAGTAACTGGTTCATTTACAAGAACTGCTCTTAATCATGCCTCAGGTGTTGTTACACCTTTTGGTGGATTTTTTACtg GTATTATGATACTGTTGTCATTGAGTTACCTAACACCAACTTTCTATTACATTCCAAAAGCATCAGTTGCTGGTGTTATTATTTGTGCAATGTTTTATATGGTTGAATATCATGCTGTTCCTGTTTTATGGAGAACTAAAA AGGCAGACCTTGTACCACTTGCAGCTACTTTCATATCTTGCTTATTTATTGGTCTTGAATTTGGAATGGTTTTTGGAATTACAATCAACTTACTGTTTATTCTGTATAATTCTGCTCGTCCTAGTATCCATATCAGCTGGATTACa gtaggTGGAGAAGATATAATGTTAGTAACTCCAACACAGAGTTTAGCATATCCAGCAACTGAATATCTTCGAGAAGTAATCATAAATTCTTGTGTTCTGAAAGATTCCAGAGCACCAGTTATTATTGATGGCACTCATATACATTACATTGACTCTACAGTTGCaaag GGAATAAAATTACTAATGGAAGATTTGATAGTAAGGAAACAAAAAGCATTTTTGTGGAGATGGCAGAAACCAGTTTCTTCAACAGTACTCAGCTATGATCCTGGTTTAGCACAGTATTTCTGTAATTATTCTACACTGGATCAGCTTGTTAGAG atTCTTTAACAAACACAGATGCACCGATTGCAATTATTAGCAGAGCagatgaatataatataaatgccaGAGAAAATATCAACGTAGTATTCCAATAA
- the LOC142329906 gene encoding sodium-independent sulfate anion transporter-like isoform X1, with amino-acid sequence MNSTPRIFLNDSYTPPGSNTVTIVEHLHTDKEKEKQCNQDTGRFCCDEGTLKRKLPILQWAPSYTLGWLMNDFIAGITVSLTAVPQGIAYAVVAGLDPAYGLYSGFVGAFIYVLFGTCKDITIGPTAILSLMTYKYAHSLGDDYTILLCFLSGVVILTFGLLRLGFVVEFISMPVTDGFTSAAAVQIAVSQIKNVLGLSLNADSFIDNLIGLYKHCRELQFSDTVMGLSTIIFLLLMKKLKDSVGNQPQNIKQKISWYIGVARNALVVVIGTLMAFGFSSYGLQPFKLTGHVQSGLPPFRLPPFQEVNGNRTVSFPEMFNNLGVGVIVIPLISILESISISKVFSKGKSLDATQEMIALGVSNVLGSFFLSMPVTGSFTRTALNHASGVVTPFGGFFTGIMILLSLSYLTPTFYYIPKASVAGVIICAMFYMVEYHAVPVLWRTKKADLVPLAATFISCLFIGLEFGMVFGITINLLFILYNSARPSIHISWITVGGEDIMLVTPTQSLAYPATEYLREVIINSCVLKDSRAPVIIDGTHIHYIDSTVAKGIKLLMEDLIVRKQKAFLWRWQKPVSSTVLSYDPGLAQYFCNYSTLDQLVRDSLTNTDAPIAIISRADEYNINARENINVVFQ; translated from the exons AAAAACAGTGTAACCAAGATACAGGAAGATTTTGTTGTGATGAaggaacattaaaaagaaaattaccaattttaCAATGGGCTCCAAGTTACACTCTTGGATGGTTAATGAATGATTTCATAGCTGGTATCACTGTCAGTTTAACTGCTGTTCCACAAGGAATTGCTTATGCAGTCGTTGCTGGATTGGATCCTGCC TATGGCTTGTATTCAGGATTTGTTGGCGCttttatttatgtactatttGGGACTTGCAAGGATATTACAATAGGACCCACTGCTATATTATCACTAATGACATATAAATATGCGCATTCATTGGGAGATGATTATACAATTTTACTCTGTTTTCTGTCTGGTGTTGTAATCTTAACTTTTGGTTTACTTCGTCttg gtTTTGTGGTTGAATTTATATCTATGCCGGTAACAGATGGATTTACTTCAGCTGCTGCTGTACAAATTGctgtttcacaaataaaaaatgtccTAGGACTAAGTTTAAATGCTGATAGTTTCATTGACAACCTGATTGGATTGTATAAACATTGTCGAGAATTACAATTCAGTGATACAGTTATGGGCTTATCAactatcatttttttgttgttaatgaag aaattgaaAGACTCTGTTGGAAATCAGCCacagaatattaaacaaaaaattagttggTATATTGGAGTTGCTCGTAATGCACTAGTTGTTGTCATTGGTACATTAATGGCATTTGGTTTTTCATCATATGGGTTACAGCCCTTCAAGCTCACTG GTCACGTTCAGTCAGGTCTTCCACCATTTCGTTTACCACCATTTCAAGAGGTCAATGGCAATCGAACTGTATCTTTTCCAGAAATGTTTAATAATCTAGGAGTTGGAGTTATTGTGATtccattaatttctattttagaaaGTATTTCTATTTCTAAAGTGTTCT CTAAAGGAAAGAGTTTAGATGCAACTCAGGAAATGATTGCACTTGGAGTCTCAAATGTACTTGGTTCATTTTTCTTGTCAATGCCAGTAACTGGTTCATTTACAAGAACTGCTCTTAATCATGCCTCAGGTGTTGTTACACCTTTTGGTGGATTTTTTACtg GTATTATGATACTGTTGTCATTGAGTTACCTAACACCAACTTTCTATTACATTCCAAAAGCATCAGTTGCTGGTGTTATTATTTGTGCAATGTTTTATATGGTTGAATATCATGCTGTTCCTGTTTTATGGAGAACTAAAA AGGCAGACCTTGTACCACTTGCAGCTACTTTCATATCTTGCTTATTTATTGGTCTTGAATTTGGAATGGTTTTTGGAATTACAATCAACTTACTGTTTATTCTGTATAATTCTGCTCGTCCTAGTATCCATATCAGCTGGATTACa gtaggTGGAGAAGATATAATGTTAGTAACTCCAACACAGAGTTTAGCATATCCAGCAACTGAATATCTTCGAGAAGTAATCATAAATTCTTGTGTTCTGAAAGATTCCAGAGCACCAGTTATTATTGATGGCACTCATATACATTACATTGACTCTACAGTTGCaaag GGAATAAAATTACTAATGGAAGATTTGATAGTAAGGAAACAAAAAGCATTTTTGTGGAGATGGCAGAAACCAGTTTCTTCAACAGTACTCAGCTATGATCCTGGTTTAGCACAGTATTTCTGTAATTATTCTACACTGGATCAGCTTGTTAGAG atTCTTTAACAAACACAGATGCACCGATTGCAATTATTAGCAGAGCagatgaatataatataaatgccaGAGAAAATATCAACGTAGTATTCCAATAA
- the LOC142329906 gene encoding sodium-independent sulfate anion transporter-like isoform X3 produces the protein MNDFIAGITVSLTAVPQGIAYAVVAGLDPAYGLYSGFVGAFIYVLFGTCKDITIGPTAILSLMTYKYAHSLGDDYTILLCFLSGVVILTFGLLRLGFVVEFISMPVTDGFTSAAAVQIAVSQIKNVLGLSLNADSFIDNLIGLYKHCRELQFSDTVMGLSTIIFLLLMKKLKDSVGNQPQNIKQKISWYIGVARNALVVVIGTLMAFGFSSYGLQPFKLTGHVQSGLPPFRLPPFQEVNGNRTVSFPEMFNNLGVGVIVIPLISILESISISKVFSKGKSLDATQEMIALGVSNVLGSFFLSMPVTGSFTRTALNHASGVVTPFGGFFTGIMILLSLSYLTPTFYYIPKASVAGVIICAMFYMVEYHAVPVLWRTKKADLVPLAATFISCLFIGLEFGMVFGITINLLFILYNSARPSIHISWITVGGEDIMLVTPTQSLAYPATEYLREVIINSCVLKDSRAPVIIDGTHIHYIDSTVAKGIKLLMEDLIVRKQKAFLWRWQKPVSSTVLSYDPGLAQYFCNYSTLDQLVRDSLTNTDAPIAIISRADEYNINARENINVVFQ, from the exons ATGAATGATTTCATAGCTGGTATCACTGTCAGTTTAACTGCTGTTCCACAAGGAATTGCTTATGCAGTCGTTGCTGGATTGGATCCTGCC TATGGCTTGTATTCAGGATTTGTTGGCGCttttatttatgtactatttGGGACTTGCAAGGATATTACAATAGGACCCACTGCTATATTATCACTAATGACATATAAATATGCGCATTCATTGGGAGATGATTATACAATTTTACTCTGTTTTCTGTCTGGTGTTGTAATCTTAACTTTTGGTTTACTTCGTCttg gtTTTGTGGTTGAATTTATATCTATGCCGGTAACAGATGGATTTACTTCAGCTGCTGCTGTACAAATTGctgtttcacaaataaaaaatgtccTAGGACTAAGTTTAAATGCTGATAGTTTCATTGACAACCTGATTGGATTGTATAAACATTGTCGAGAATTACAATTCAGTGATACAGTTATGGGCTTATCAactatcatttttttgttgttaatgaag aaattgaaAGACTCTGTTGGAAATCAGCCacagaatattaaacaaaaaattagttggTATATTGGAGTTGCTCGTAATGCACTAGTTGTTGTCATTGGTACATTAATGGCATTTGGTTTTTCATCATATGGGTTACAGCCCTTCAAGCTCACTG GTCACGTTCAGTCAGGTCTTCCACCATTTCGTTTACCACCATTTCAAGAGGTCAATGGCAATCGAACTGTATCTTTTCCAGAAATGTTTAATAATCTAGGAGTTGGAGTTATTGTGATtccattaatttctattttagaaaGTATTTCTATTTCTAAAGTGTTCT CTAAAGGAAAGAGTTTAGATGCAACTCAGGAAATGATTGCACTTGGAGTCTCAAATGTACTTGGTTCATTTTTCTTGTCAATGCCAGTAACTGGTTCATTTACAAGAACTGCTCTTAATCATGCCTCAGGTGTTGTTACACCTTTTGGTGGATTTTTTACtg GTATTATGATACTGTTGTCATTGAGTTACCTAACACCAACTTTCTATTACATTCCAAAAGCATCAGTTGCTGGTGTTATTATTTGTGCAATGTTTTATATGGTTGAATATCATGCTGTTCCTGTTTTATGGAGAACTAAAA AGGCAGACCTTGTACCACTTGCAGCTACTTTCATATCTTGCTTATTTATTGGTCTTGAATTTGGAATGGTTTTTGGAATTACAATCAACTTACTGTTTATTCTGTATAATTCTGCTCGTCCTAGTATCCATATCAGCTGGATTACa gtaggTGGAGAAGATATAATGTTAGTAACTCCAACACAGAGTTTAGCATATCCAGCAACTGAATATCTTCGAGAAGTAATCATAAATTCTTGTGTTCTGAAAGATTCCAGAGCACCAGTTATTATTGATGGCACTCATATACATTACATTGACTCTACAGTTGCaaag GGAATAAAATTACTAATGGAAGATTTGATAGTAAGGAAACAAAAAGCATTTTTGTGGAGATGGCAGAAACCAGTTTCTTCAACAGTACTCAGCTATGATCCTGGTTTAGCACAGTATTTCTGTAATTATTCTACACTGGATCAGCTTGTTAGAG atTCTTTAACAAACACAGATGCACCGATTGCAATTATTAGCAGAGCagatgaatataatataaatgccaGAGAAAATATCAACGTAGTATTCCAATAA
- the LOC142329906 gene encoding sodium-independent sulfate anion transporter-like isoform X4 gives MTYKYAHSLGDDYTILLCFLSGVVILTFGLLRLGFVVEFISMPVTDGFTSAAAVQIAVSQIKNVLGLSLNADSFIDNLIGLYKHCRELQFSDTVMGLSTIIFLLLMKKLKDSVGNQPQNIKQKISWYIGVARNALVVVIGTLMAFGFSSYGLQPFKLTGHVQSGLPPFRLPPFQEVNGNRTVSFPEMFNNLGVGVIVIPLISILESISISKVFSKGKSLDATQEMIALGVSNVLGSFFLSMPVTGSFTRTALNHASGVVTPFGGFFTGIMILLSLSYLTPTFYYIPKASVAGVIICAMFYMVEYHAVPVLWRTKKADLVPLAATFISCLFIGLEFGMVFGITINLLFILYNSARPSIHISWITVGGEDIMLVTPTQSLAYPATEYLREVIINSCVLKDSRAPVIIDGTHIHYIDSTVAKGIKLLMEDLIVRKQKAFLWRWQKPVSSTVLSYDPGLAQYFCNYSTLDQLVRDSLTNTDAPIAIISRADEYNINARENINVVFQ, from the exons ATGACATATAAATATGCGCATTCATTGGGAGATGATTATACAATTTTACTCTGTTTTCTGTCTGGTGTTGTAATCTTAACTTTTGGTTTACTTCGTCttg gtTTTGTGGTTGAATTTATATCTATGCCGGTAACAGATGGATTTACTTCAGCTGCTGCTGTACAAATTGctgtttcacaaataaaaaatgtccTAGGACTAAGTTTAAATGCTGATAGTTTCATTGACAACCTGATTGGATTGTATAAACATTGTCGAGAATTACAATTCAGTGATACAGTTATGGGCTTATCAactatcatttttttgttgttaatgaag aaattgaaAGACTCTGTTGGAAATCAGCCacagaatattaaacaaaaaattagttggTATATTGGAGTTGCTCGTAATGCACTAGTTGTTGTCATTGGTACATTAATGGCATTTGGTTTTTCATCATATGGGTTACAGCCCTTCAAGCTCACTG GTCACGTTCAGTCAGGTCTTCCACCATTTCGTTTACCACCATTTCAAGAGGTCAATGGCAATCGAACTGTATCTTTTCCAGAAATGTTTAATAATCTAGGAGTTGGAGTTATTGTGATtccattaatttctattttagaaaGTATTTCTATTTCTAAAGTGTTCT CTAAAGGAAAGAGTTTAGATGCAACTCAGGAAATGATTGCACTTGGAGTCTCAAATGTACTTGGTTCATTTTTCTTGTCAATGCCAGTAACTGGTTCATTTACAAGAACTGCTCTTAATCATGCCTCAGGTGTTGTTACACCTTTTGGTGGATTTTTTACtg GTATTATGATACTGTTGTCATTGAGTTACCTAACACCAACTTTCTATTACATTCCAAAAGCATCAGTTGCTGGTGTTATTATTTGTGCAATGTTTTATATGGTTGAATATCATGCTGTTCCTGTTTTATGGAGAACTAAAA AGGCAGACCTTGTACCACTTGCAGCTACTTTCATATCTTGCTTATTTATTGGTCTTGAATTTGGAATGGTTTTTGGAATTACAATCAACTTACTGTTTATTCTGTATAATTCTGCTCGTCCTAGTATCCATATCAGCTGGATTACa gtaggTGGAGAAGATATAATGTTAGTAACTCCAACACAGAGTTTAGCATATCCAGCAACTGAATATCTTCGAGAAGTAATCATAAATTCTTGTGTTCTGAAAGATTCCAGAGCACCAGTTATTATTGATGGCACTCATATACATTACATTGACTCTACAGTTGCaaag GGAATAAAATTACTAATGGAAGATTTGATAGTAAGGAAACAAAAAGCATTTTTGTGGAGATGGCAGAAACCAGTTTCTTCAACAGTACTCAGCTATGATCCTGGTTTAGCACAGTATTTCTGTAATTATTCTACACTGGATCAGCTTGTTAGAG atTCTTTAACAAACACAGATGCACCGATTGCAATTATTAGCAGAGCagatgaatataatataaatgccaGAGAAAATATCAACGTAGTATTCCAATAA